A genome region from Hevea brasiliensis isolate MT/VB/25A 57/8 chromosome 9, ASM3005281v1, whole genome shotgun sequence includes the following:
- the LOC110653391 gene encoding diacylglycerol O-acyltransferase 3: protein MEAAGIVSSPVLRFSDAGVDNRFFKLPFRQLGMVNSRVSFKARDDTGILSRGFSDSGHMQYYVSPSMGGGQKQKEKSKEIKTDMKKNLKLIKRLSKDLDFLVRTVTVEEYGSRLMHEVKGKTLSETTEVLLAELQHLRSKQNEQKRKRKEEKTRRKATLVKAKAKIDAGSSSSSSSSSSESSDSDCGVAMGISSLRSNALKQFIDHETEEEQENNKEQATLAEISSSNQEEEQENNKEQATLAEISSSNQEENNSFSLQNLGGDCCNECSRSNNSNDHESSGLASGRRIEICMGGRCKKLGAVALLEEFERKVGTEGAVVGCKCMGKCKNGPNVRIQNESAKGSVEPPINPLSLCSRVELEDVDEIVRNFLGKDRNDNCLMASS, encoded by the exons ATGGAGGCGGCTGGAATAGTTTCCTCCCCTGTTCTTCGCTTCTCCGACGCCGGAGTCGATAATCGCTTTTTCAAATTACCTTTCCGTCAACTGGGTATGGTAAATTCTAGAGTATCATTCAAAGCCAGAGATGATACAGGGATTTTGAGTCGTGGATTTTCTGATTCTGGGCATATGCAATACTATGTGTCCCCATCTATGGGTGGAGGACAGAAGCAGAAGGAGAAGAGTAAAGAGATAAAAACGGacatgaagaaaaatttgaagttgATTAAAAGATTGTCCAAAGACTTGGACTTTTTGGTTCGTACGGTAACTGTTGAAGAATATGGTAGCCGTTTGATGCATGAGGTCAAGGGGAAAACGCTTTCG GAGACAACGGAGGTTTTGCTTGCAGAACTGCAACATCTGAGATCAAAGCAAAACGagcaaaagagaaaaagaaaagaagagaaaacccGGCGGAAAGCCACATTGGTCAAAGCCAAGGCCAAGATTGATGCTGGGTCATCCTCCTCCTCCTCAAGCTCTTCATCAGAGTCAAGCGACAGCGATTGTGGAGTGGCAATGGGCATCAGCAGCCTCAGAAGCAATGCTCTGAAGCAATTTATAGACCACGAAACAGAAGAGGAACAGGAGAATAATAAAGAACAAGCCACATTGGCCGAAATTAGTTCGTCAAATCAAGAAGAGGAACAGGAGAATAATAAAGAACAAGCCACATTGGCCGAAATTAGTTCATCGAATCAAGAAGAGAACAACAGTTTCAGTCTTCAAAATCTCGGAGGAGATTGCTGCAATGAGTGTAGCCGGTCAAACAACTCCAATGATCATGAAAGTAGCGGCCTTGCGTCGGGCAGGAGGATTGAGATTTGCATGGGGGGCAGGTGCAAGAAGTTGGGAGCAGTTGCATTGTTGGAAGAATTTGAGAGGAAGGTAGGAACGGAGGGTGCCGTAGTGGGGTGCAAGTGCATGGGGAAATGCAAGAACGGTCCTAATGTGAGGATTCAAAACGAGAGTGCAAAAGGTTCTGTGGAACCTCCAATCAATCCTCTATCACTGTGCAGTAGAGTAGAACTGGAAGACGTAGATGAGATTGTTAGAAATTTTCTGGGCAAAGACAGGAACGATAATTGTCTAATGGCATCCTCTTGA
- the LOC110653390 gene encoding diacylglycerol O-acyltransferase 3 encodes MEAAGVVSSPALRFSDAGVDNRSLKLRFRQLGMVNSRVSFKTRDDTGILSRGFSDSGHMQYYVSPSMGGGKKQKEKSKEIKTDMKKRLKLIKRLSKDLDLFGRTVTVEEYGSRLVHDFKGRTLLSDATEVLLAELQQLRSEQKEQKRKRKEEKARRKATLVKAKAKVDAGSSSSSTSSSPESSDSDCGVVMGISSFRSNALKQFIDHEIEQEQENNKEQATLAEISSSNQEEEQKNNKEQAMSAEISSSNQEEEQKNSKEQATLAEISSSNQEENNSFSLRSLREDCCNECSRSNNSIDHETSGIASGRRIEICMGGRCKKLGALALLEEFENKVGTEGAVVACKCMGKCKNGPNVRVQNESAKGSVQPPTNPLPLCIGVKLEDVDEIVRNFLGKDRNDNCLMATS; translated from the exons ATGGAGGCCGCTGGAGTAGTTTCCTCCCCTGCTCTTCGCTTCTCCGACGCCGGAGTCGATAATCGCTCTTTGAAATTACGTTTCCGTCAACTGGGTATGGTAAATTCTAGAGTATCATTCAAAACCAGAGATGATACAGGGATTTTGAGTCGTGGATTTTCTGATTCTGGGCATATGCAATACTATGTGTCCCCGTCTATGGGTGGAGGAAAGAAGCAGAAGGAGAAGAGTAAAGAGATAAAAACAGACATGAAGAAAAGGTTGAAGTTGATCAAAAGATTGTCCAAAGACTTGGACCTTTTTGGCCGTACGGTAACTGTTGAAGAATATGGCAGCCGTTTGGTGCATGATTTCAAAGGGAGGACGCTGCTTTCG GATGCAACGGAGGTTTTGCTTGCAGAACTGCAACAACTTAGATCAGAGCAAAAGGagcaaaagagaaaaagaaaagaagagaaagccCGGCGGAAAGCCACATTGGTCAAAGCCAAGGCCAAGGTTGATGCTGGATCATCCTCCTCCTCCACAAGCTCTTCACCAGAGTCAAGCGACAGTGATTGTGGAGTGGTAATGGGCATTAGCAGCTTCAGAAGCAATGCTCTGAAGCAATTTATAGACCACGAAATAGAACAGGAACAGGAGAATAATAAAGAACAAGCCACATTGGCCGAAATTAGTTCATCGAATcaagaagaggaacagaagaataATAAAGAACAAGCCATGTCGGCCGAAATTAGTTCATCGAATcaagaagaggaacagaagaataGTAAAGAACAAGCCACATTGGCCGAAATTAGTTCATCGAATCAAGAAGAGAACAACAGTTTCAGTCTTCGAAGTCTCAGAGAAGATTGCTGCAATGAGTGTAGCAGGTCAAACAACTCCATTGATCATGAAACTAGTGGCATTGCATCAGGCAGGAGGATTGAGATTTGCATGGGGGGCAGGTGCAAGAAGTTGGGAGCACTTGCATTGTTGGAAGAATTTGAGAATAAGGTAGGAACGGAGGGTGCCGTTGTGGCGTGCAAGTGCATGGGGAAATGCAAGAACGGTCCTAATGTGAGGGTTCAAAACGAGAGTGCAAAAGGTTCTGTGCAACCTCCGACCAATCCTCTACCATTGTGCATTGGAGTAAAACTGGAAGACGTAGATGAGATTGTTAGAAATTTTCTGGGCAAAGACAGGAACGATAATTGTCTAATGGCAACCTCTTAA